In Fusobacterium hwasookii, a single window of DNA contains:
- a CDS encoding NUDIX hydrolase, protein MITTLCYLEKDNKYLMLHRTKKENDINKNKWLGVGGKLEKNETPEQCLFREVKEETGLTLVDYIYRGIVIFNFNDDEPLYMYLYTSKNFLGEVQECSEGDLKWIEKSEIYNLNLWEGDKIFLDLLNKDTPFFYLTLDYENDNLISSDLKFKEDDFTCFEVFVPENYVKDIVKALSRYNLLKEGAYTDVYALIDVEGHWTTLEGAKAFIGEVGKESIEKEKLMKFRVKKEFTDLAYYLIKKAHPYEVPVINIL, encoded by the coding sequence ATGATTACAACCTTATGTTATTTAGAAAAAGATAATAAATATCTTATGTTACATAGAACTAAAAAAGAAAATGATATAAATAAAAATAAGTGGCTAGGTGTTGGTGGAAAATTAGAAAAAAATGAAACACCTGAGCAATGTTTATTTAGAGAAGTTAAAGAAGAAACAGGTTTAACTCTTGTAGACTATATTTATAGAGGAATAGTAATTTTTAATTTTAATGATGATGAACCACTTTATATGTATTTATACACTTCAAAAAATTTTTTAGGAGAAGTTCAAGAATGTTCTGAGGGAGATTTAAAATGGATAGAAAAATCTGAAATTTATAATCTTAATCTTTGGGAAGGAGATAAAATATTTTTAGATTTACTTAATAAAGATACTCCTTTTTTCTATCTAACATTAGATTATGAAAATGATAATTTAATTTCTTCTGATTTAAAATTTAAGGAAGATGATTTTACTTGTTTTGAAGTTTTTGTTCCTGAAAATTATGTCAAAGATATTGTTAAAGCTCTATCAAGATATAATCTATTAAAAGAAGGAGCTTATACTGATGTCTATGCTTTAATAGATGTAGAAGGACATTGGACAACTCTTGAAGGTGCTAAGGCATTTATAGGTGAGGTTGGAAAAGAAAGTATTGAGAAAGAAAAATTGATGAAATTTAGAGTAAAAAAAGAATTTACAGATTTAGCTTACTATCTAATAAAAAAAGCACATCCTTATGAAGTGCCTGTCATTAATATTTTATAA
- a CDS encoding cob(I)yrinic acid a,c-diamide adenosyltransferase, with the protein MQKGYTQIYTGNGKGKTTAALGLITRAVGSNFKIFFCQFLKGRDYGELHTLKRFETVTHERYGRGVFIRSKEYVTDEDKKLMREGYESLKNALLSGEYDIVIADEILGTLRYDLISVDEIKFLIENKPETTELVLTGRNAPDELIEMADLVTEMKEVKHYFQKGIMARKGIEK; encoded by the coding sequence ATGCAAAAAGGATATACTCAAATATATACTGGAAATGGAAAAGGAAAAACTACTGCTGCCTTAGGACTTATTACAAGAGCAGTTGGTAGTAACTTTAAAATATTTTTCTGTCAATTTTTAAAAGGAAGAGATTATGGGGAACTTCATACATTAAAAAGATTTGAAACTGTTACCCATGAAAGATATGGCAGAGGAGTTTTTATAAGAAGTAAAGAATATGTGACTGATGAAGATAAAAAACTTATGAGAGAAGGCTATGAAAGTTTGAAAAATGCTCTTTTAAGTGGGGAATATGATATAGTTATAGCTGATGAAATCTTAGGAACACTGAGATATGATTTAATATCTGTTGATGAGATAAAATTTTTAATTGAAAATAAACCTGAAACAACTGAACTTGTTTTAACAGGAAGGAATGCTCCAGATGAACTTATTGAAATGGCAGACTTAGTAACTGAAATGAAAGAAGTCAAACATTACTTCCAAAAAGGTATTATGGCAAGAAAAGGTATAGAAAAGTAG
- the rfaE1 gene encoding D-glycero-beta-D-manno-heptose-7-phosphate kinase, translated as MISKLIENFKNIKIAVIGDLMLDEYIMGKVDRISPEAPVPVVKVTEEKFVLGGAANVINNLAALGANVYCGGLVGKDKNAEKLINAFPKNVDCNLILKVENRPTIVKKRVIAGHQQLLRLDWEEEFYINEDEENIIIENLKNHIKELNAVILSDYNKGLLTKSLSQKIINLCRENNVIVTVDPKPKNISNFVGASSITPNKKEAYAAVEANESENIDIVGEKLKEKYNLDTVLVTRSEEGMTLYDKEIHNIPTYAKEVYDVTGAGDTVISVFTLAKAAGATWEEAAKIANTAGGIVVAKIGTSTVSEKELIETYNSIYNTGDVCKC; from the coding sequence ATGATAAGTAAATTAATAGAAAATTTTAAAAATATTAAAATAGCTGTTATTGGAGATTTAATGTTAGATGAATATATTATGGGAAAAGTGGATAGAATTTCTCCCGAAGCACCAGTTCCTGTTGTTAAAGTTACAGAGGAAAAATTTGTTTTAGGTGGTGCTGCCAATGTTATTAATAACCTTGCTGCTTTAGGAGCTAATGTTTATTGTGGTGGACTTGTAGGAAAAGATAAAAATGCTGAAAAACTTATCAATGCTTTTCCTAAAAATGTTGATTGTAATTTAATTTTAAAAGTTGAAAATCGTCCTACTATTGTAAAGAAAAGAGTAATAGCAGGGCATCAACAACTTTTAAGACTTGATTGGGAAGAAGAATTTTATATCAATGAAGATGAAGAAAATATAATAATAGAAAATCTTAAAAATCATATAAAAGAATTGAATGCAGTTATTTTATCTGATTATAATAAGGGACTTTTAACAAAATCTCTTTCACAAAAAATTATAAACTTATGTAGAGAAAATAATGTAATTGTTACTGTTGACCCTAAACCAAAAAATATTTCTAATTTTGTGGGAGCTTCTTCTATTACTCCAAATAAAAAAGAAGCTTATGCTGCAGTTGAAGCAAATGAATCAGAAAATATTGATATAGTTGGGGAAAAATTAAAAGAAAAATATAATTTAGATACTGTTTTAGTAACAAGAAGCGAAGAAGGCATGACTTTATATGATAAAGAAATTCATAATATTCCTACTTATGCAAAAGAAGTCTATGATGTAACTGGTGCAGGGGATACAGTTATTTCAGTTTTTACTTTGGCAAAGGCTGCTGGAGCAACTTGGGAAGAAGCAGCAAAAATTGCTAATACTGCTGGAGGAATAGTAGTTGCTAAAATTGGTACTTCTACTGTCAGTGAAAAGGAATTGATTGAAACTTATAACAGTATATATAATACAGGAGATGTTTGTAAATGTTAA
- the ispF gene encoding 2-C-methyl-D-erythritol 2,4-cyclodiphosphate synthase → MLRIGNGYDVHKLVEGRKLMLGGVEVPHTKGVLGHSDGDVLLHAITDAIIGALGLGDIGLHFPDNDENLKDIDSAILLKKINNIMKEKNYKIVNLDSIIVIQKPKLRPYIDSIRDNIAKILEIDSELINVKAKTEEKLGFTGDETGVKSYCVVLLEKDKC, encoded by the coding sequence ATGTTAAGAATAGGTAATGGTTATGATGTTCATAAATTAGTTGAAGGTAGAAAATTAATGCTAGGTGGCGTAGAAGTTCCTCATACAAAAGGAGTTTTAGGCCATTCTGATGGAGATGTACTTTTACATGCAATAACTGATGCAATAATTGGAGCATTAGGTTTGGGAGATATAGGGCTACATTTCCCAGATAATGATGAAAATTTAAAAGATATTGACAGTGCTATCCTATTAAAAAAAATAAATAATATTATGAAAGAAAAAAACTATAAAATAGTAAATTTAGACTCTATTATAGTTATACAAAAACCTAAATTAAGACCATATATAGATAGTATTAGAGATAATATTGCAAAGATTTTAGAGATTGATTCTGAACTTATAAATGTAAAGGCTAAGACTGAAGAAAAATTAGGTTTTACTGGTGATGAAACGGGAGTTAAATCTTACTGTGTAGTTTTATTGGAGAAAGATAAATGTTAG
- a CDS encoding MATE family efflux transporter: MLDKTSFRKTVFAFLLPMAIQNLINVAISSTDVIMLGRYSEVALSASSLASQIQFILILLFFGIGSGATVLTAQYWGKKDTKTIEKILAIGIKIAFGLSLFFFIFAFFFSKVAMSLFTNDETTILEGIKYLKIVSFSYLTTSISIVYLVTMRSVERVTVSTITYATSFVSNFIINYLLIFGNFGFARMGVEGAAIGTLVARLIELGIVFYYNSKNHHFVPIKWKYIKSLDPILKKDFIKYSAPTMMNELLWAGGTAAGIAILGRLGNSIVAANSITSVVRQLAMVFAFGLANTAAIMVGKEIGKKDFNTAEIYAKKLLLYSFLSCLFTVALLFIAKPFIINKFALNSEVEDYLNLTLNILFYYIPLQSISVVLIVGVFRAGGDTKFALVADVLPLWFGSVLISAIAAFYLNLPAKLVCILIMSDEIIKQPLIFWRYKSKKWINNVTRELN, encoded by the coding sequence ATGTTAGACAAAACTTCTTTTAGAAAAACAGTATTTGCTTTTTTACTTCCTATGGCAATACAAAATTTAATAAATGTTGCCATATCAAGTACTGATGTTATTATGCTTGGAAGATATAGTGAGGTTGCATTATCTGCTTCTTCACTTGCAAGTCAAATACAATTTATTTTAATTTTATTATTCTTTGGTATAGGCTCTGGTGCAACAGTTTTAACTGCACAGTATTGGGGTAAGAAAGATACTAAGACAATAGAAAAGATTTTAGCTATTGGTATAAAAATAGCATTTGGTTTAAGTTTATTTTTCTTTATATTTGCATTTTTCTTTTCAAAAGTTGCTATGAGCTTATTTACTAATGATGAAACTACTATCTTGGAAGGAATTAAATATTTAAAAATAGTTAGTTTTTCGTATTTAACAACTTCTATTTCTATTGTTTATTTGGTTACTATGAGAAGTGTTGAAAGAGTCACTGTATCAACAATCACTTATGCAACTTCATTTGTCAGCAACTTTATAATTAACTACCTTTTAATTTTTGGAAACTTTGGTTTTGCTAGAATGGGAGTTGAAGGAGCTGCAATAGGAACTCTTGTTGCAAGACTCATTGAACTTGGAATAGTATTTTACTATAACTCTAAAAATCATCATTTTGTTCCAATAAAATGGAAATATATAAAAAGTTTAGACCCTATTTTAAAAAAGGATTTTATAAAATACTCTGCTCCTACTATGATGAATGAGCTTCTGTGGGCTGGAGGAACAGCAGCTGGAATTGCTATCTTAGGTAGATTAGGAAATTCTATCGTTGCTGCTAACTCAATAACTTCTGTTGTTAGACAGTTAGCAATGGTTTTTGCTTTTGGACTTGCAAATACAGCTGCAATTATGGTTGGAAAAGAAATTGGTAAAAAAGATTTTAACACAGCAGAAATTTATGCAAAAAAACTTTTATTATATTCTTTTCTTTCTTGTTTATTTACTGTTGCTCTACTTTTTATTGCAAAACCTTTCATTATAAATAAATTTGCTTTAAATTCAGAAGTAGAAGATTATTTAAATCTTACTTTAAATATTTTATTTTACTATATACCTTTACAAAGCATTTCAGTGGTTTTAATTGTTGGAGTATTTAGAGCAGGTGGAGATACTAAGTTTGCTTTAGTTGCTGATGTTTTACCACTTTGGTTTGGTTCTGTGTTAATTTCAGCTATTGCAGCCTTCTATTTAAATTTACCTGCAAAGCTAGTCTGTATTCTTATAATGTCAGATGAAATTATTAAACAACCTCTTATTTTTTGGAGATACAAAAGTAAAAAATGGATTAATAATGTTACAAGAGAATTAAATTAA
- a CDS encoding MliC family protein — MKKFTMLALAMSLFLVACGEKKEEKPAEQPAAEAAATTEAPATEAPATEAAAEAKTFTLKTEDGKEFTLVVAADGATATLTDAEGKATELKNDVTGSGERYTDEAGNEVAMKGTEGILTLGDLKEVPVTVEAK, encoded by the coding sequence ATGAAAAAATTTACAATGTTAGCACTAGCTATGAGTTTATTCTTAGTAGCTTGTGGAGAAAAGAAAGAAGAAAAACCAGCTGAACAACCTGCTGCAGAAGCTGCTGCAACAACTGAAGCACCTGCTACAGAAGCACCTGCAACTGAAGCTGCTGCTGAAGCAAAAACATTTACATTAAAAACTGAAGATGGAAAAGAATTCACATTAGTAGTTGCTGCTGATGGAGCTACTGCAACTTTAACTGATGCTGAAGGAAAAGCAACTGAATTAAAAAATGATGTAACTGGTTCTGGTGAAAGATATACAGATGAAGCTGGAAATGAAGTTGCTATGAAAGGTACAGAAGGAATCTTAACTTTAGGAGATCTTAAAGAAGTACCAGTAACTGTTGAAGCTAAATAG